In one Arachis duranensis cultivar V14167 chromosome 9, aradu.V14167.gnm2.J7QH, whole genome shotgun sequence genomic region, the following are encoded:
- the LOC107465644 gene encoding uncharacterized protein LOC107465644 → MTAVAPLEIRIFSELVNKTRVVEECAKKVATSRNTRGENNNRGRGKYFPPRSQNFKRGGYAHQSQGGLRRNGYDQYRPVRGRGNQSKASLDSICNCCRHYYLSNDSCKLGIGGCFTCGIPGPIARDCPRRKTPNAGQNQQGRVFVVITQDAAKADPLMRGNCLISDKILVALYDTGASHSFISFDKVDEVGLKVSKLSFDLHVHTPYQTVVTGSSCRQVGFKLKNRKFVHELIYFPMVGLEMILEFDWLSKNRVLFDCFE, encoded by the coding sequence ATGACTGCTGTTGCTCCTTTGGAGATTCGGATCTTTTCTGAACTTGTGAACAAGACGAGGGTGGTTGAGGAGTGTGCAAAGAAAGTAGCAACGTCAAGAAACACTCGTGGAGAAAACAATAACCGTGGGCGCGGAAAATACTTTCCACCAAGGAGCCAAAATTTTAAGAGAGGAGGATATGCACATCAAAGTCAAGGAGGCCTCAGAAGGAACGGTTATGATCAGTACCGTCCGGTCAGAGGTAGAGGTAATCAGAGTAAGGCTTCTCTAGATTCAATTTGTAACTGTTGCAGGCATTATTATCTTTCGAATGACTCGTGCAAGTTGGGTATAGGTGGATGCTTTACCTGTGGAATACCTGGACCTATAGCGAGGGATTGCCCTCGTAGAAAGACTCCGAATGCGGGTCAGAACCAACAAGGTCGGGTGTTTGTTGTGATcacccaggatgctgcaaaGGCGGATCCTCTGATGAGAGGTAACTGCTTAATTAGTGATAAAATTCTGGTTGCATTGTATGATACTGGAGCTTCGCATTCGTTTATTTCATTTGATAAGGTTGACGAAGTAGGATTGAAAGTGTCAAAATTATCATTTGATTTGCATGTGCACACCCCGTATCAAACAGTTGTGACAGGGTCAAGTTGTAGGCAAGTAGGTTTCAAGCTTAAGAATAGAAAATTTGTTCATGAATTAATCTATTTTCCAATGGTTGGGTTGGAGatgattttggaatttgatTGGTTGTCAAAGAATCGGGTtttgtttgattgctttgaGTGA